The DNA region TCGGCGACCAGCTGGTCTGCCACCTCTCGGAGAGCGTCCCCGACGAGCCCCGGCCCTACCCCCCCCCCTTCGGGGTCAGCTTCGCCGACGGGGCCGACTTCGACCGCCTGCTGCGGCTGGTCCGCCACCGCGAGCTGCGCACCCTCGGCGACGTCTCGGTGCGCTTCGAGGGCACCGCCGAGCAGCACCGCGCGCTGTTCCTCGCCGACCCCTCGAACAACGTGATCGAGTTCAAGCACTACGACGATCCCCGCCTGCAGTACTGACGCTGCGACGGAACGGTGACGGCGGCTTCCTGTCATCCAAGTGAAAGCCGCCGGCCGGGATC from Candidatus Dormiibacterota bacterium includes:
- a CDS encoding VOC family protein; amino-acid sequence: MRSMHDCCHVAVPARDLDEAIGFYVGGLGARLARRYPDRVTFDFFGDQLVCHLSESVPDEPRPYPPPFGVSFADGADFDRLLRLVRHRELRTLGDVSVRFEGTAEQHRALFLADPSNNVIEFKHYDDPRLQY